Proteins encoded together in one Amblyomma americanum isolate KBUSLIRL-KWMA chromosome 1, ASM5285725v1, whole genome shotgun sequence window:
- the LOC144114962 gene encoding sterol carrier protein 2-like — MAAAERGGRRVFVVGVGMTKFAKPGDKKRDYPVLAKEAATAALQDCRMEYGDVEQACCGYVYGDSTCGQRCVYELGMTGIPVYNVNNNCSTGSTALLLAKQLVEGGLADVVLALGFEKMDRGSLTSKYRDRANPVEKHAKVLAATHGLAPAPMAAQMFGAAGLEHMAKYGSTREHLAKIAQKNHRHSVHNPNSQFREEHTLEEILESPVVFGPLTKLQCCPTSDGAAAAVLVSEAVVRRLQLEAQAVEVLSIEMATDLPSAFADNSCIEMVGFSMTRKAAQQAFRRAGLTPDDVQVVELHDCFSANELLAYEALGLCPVGKAAELVDRGDNTYGGKYVINPSGGLISKGHPLGATGLAQCAELSWQLRGLAGPRQVPGARVALQHNIGLGGAVVVALYRLGFPRAAL; from the coding sequence ATGGCAGCAGCGGAGCGCGGCGGCCGCCGGGTGTTCGTGGTGGGCGTGGGCATGACCAAGTTCGCCAAGCCGGGCGACAAGAAGCGCGACTACCCGGTGCTGGCCAAGGAGGCGGCGACCGCCGCGCTGCAGGACTGCCGCATGGAGTACGGCGACGTGGAGCAGGCCTGCTGTGGCTACGTGTATGGCGACTCCACGTGCGGCCAGCGCTGTGTGTACGAGCTGGGCATGACCGGCATACCGGTCTACAACGTCAACAACAACTGCTCGACGGGCTCGACGGCGCTGCTGCTGGCCAAGCAGCTGGTCGAGGGCGGCCTCGCCGACGTGGTGCTGGCGCTGGGCTTCGAGAAGATGGACCGCGGCTCGCTCACCTCCAAGTACCGCGACCGCGCCAACCCGGTCGAGAAGCACGCCAAGGTGTTGGCCGCCACGCACGGCCTGGCGCCGGCGCCCATGGCTGCGCAGATGTTCGGCGCCGCGGGCCTCGAGCACATGGCCAAGTACGGCAGCACGCGCGAGCACCTGGCCAAGATCGCGCAGAAGAACCACCGCCACTCGGTGCACAACCCGAACTCGCAGTTCCGCGAGGAGCACACGCTCGAGGAGATTCTCGAGTCGCCCGTGGTGTTCGGGCCACTCACCAAGCTGCAGTGCTGCCCGACGTCGGACGGCGCCGCGGCCGCCGTGCTGGTCAGCGAGGCCGTCGTGCGGCGGCTGCAGCTCGAGGCGCAGGCCGTCGAGGTGCTCAGCATAGAGATGGCGACCGACCTGCCGTCGGCGTTCGCCGACAACTCGTGCATCGAGATGGTCGGCTTCAGCATGACGCGCAAGGCGGCCCAGCAGGCGTTCCGGCGCGCGGGCCTCACGCCCGACGACGTGCAGGTGGTGGAGCTGCACGACTGCTTCTCGGCCAACGAGCTGCTGGCCTACGAGGCGCTCGGCCTGTGCCCCGTCGGCAAGGCGGCCGAGCTGGTCGACCGCGGCGACAACACCTACGGCGGAAAGTACGTGATCAACCCGAGCGGCGGACTCATCTCCAAGGGACACCCGCTGGGTGCCACGGGCCTGGCCCAGTGCGCCGAGCTCTCCTGGCAGCTGCGCGGCCTGGCCGGACCGCGCCAGGTGCCCGGCGCCCGCGTCGCGCTCCAGCACAACATTGGCCTGGGTGGCGCCGTTGTGGTCGCCCTCTACCGACTCGGTTTCCCCAGGGCCGCCCTCTGA
- the LOC144114964 gene encoding pseudouridylate synthase TRUB2, mitochondrial isoform X2: MASVSLQTVTSAPKAFDLLRGIFCVYKPANISCEAVRRTIIGNLCRDLNELDVRPPVDFVTIEGPVSGGKELTVKTSPNYADHPLVVGSRYQPEDIKMCCGINLGKYTSGVLLMRVNGGYHKLKLICDSNQLRTYQLRGEFGKASDTHTPLSRIVDKATFRHITVAKLERLLGSIQSAYQVQAFKYAGVPLNSQAAFEMAATATVRPAEKSPTLVYNIRCVELNLPYFTLAQSWSKQEVIKTRAIEKK; this comes from the exons ATGGCCAGTGTGTCATTACAGACGGTGACGAGCGCTCCGAAAGCTTTCGACCTTTTGCGAGGCATTTTTTGCGTGTACAAGCCTGCCAATATCTCTTGCGAAGCAGTACGGCGCACCATCATAGGGAATTTGTGTCGTG ACCTCAATGAACTGGATGTCCGGCCTCCTGTTGACTTTGTTACAATTGAAGGGCCCGTGTCAGGCGGTAAAGAGCTAACTGTAAAGACTTCACCAAATTATGCAGACCATCCTCTCG TTGTAGGCTCTAGATACCAGCCTGAAGACATCAAGATGTGTTGCGGCATAAACCTTGGAAAGTATACATCTGGTGTGTTGT TAATGCGGGTGAATGGAGGCTACCACAAGCTAAAATTGATTTGTGACTCCAACCAACTTCGAACTTATCAGCTACGAGGAGAGTTTGGAAAAGCATCTGACACACATACACCGCTTTCAAGGATTGTTGATAAAGCAACATTCC GTCATATTACAGTTGCTAAACTAGAGCGGCTGTTGGGCTCCATCCAGTCAGCTTATCAAGTTCAAGCATTCAA ATACGCAGGTGTGCCTCTGAACAGCCAGGCAGCCTTTGAAATGGCAGCTACGGCTACAGTGCGACCCGCTGAAAAGTCACCTACTCTTGTATACAACATCCGTTGCGTGGAACTGAATCTGCCCTACTTTACCCTAG CCCAATCATGGTCCAAGCAGGAGGTGATTAAAACAAGGGCAATCGAAAAA
- the LOC144114964 gene encoding pseudouridylate synthase TRUB2, mitochondrial isoform X3: MASVSLQTVTSAPKAFDLLRGIFCVYKPANISCEAVRRTIIGNLCRDLNELDVRPPVDFVTIEGPVSGGKELTVKTSPNYADHPLVVGSRYQPEDIKMCCGINLGKYTSGVLLMRVNGGYHKLKLICDSNQLRTYQLRGEFGKASDTHTPLSRIVDKATFRHITVAKLERLLGSIQSAYQVQAFKYAGVPLNSQAAFEMAATATVRPAEKSPTLVYNIRCVELNLPYFTLGERVYLLLSKLHP, from the exons ATGGCCAGTGTGTCATTACAGACGGTGACGAGCGCTCCGAAAGCTTTCGACCTTTTGCGAGGCATTTTTTGCGTGTACAAGCCTGCCAATATCTCTTGCGAAGCAGTACGGCGCACCATCATAGGGAATTTGTGTCGTG ACCTCAATGAACTGGATGTCCGGCCTCCTGTTGACTTTGTTACAATTGAAGGGCCCGTGTCAGGCGGTAAAGAGCTAACTGTAAAGACTTCACCAAATTATGCAGACCATCCTCTCG TTGTAGGCTCTAGATACCAGCCTGAAGACATCAAGATGTGTTGCGGCATAAACCTTGGAAAGTATACATCTGGTGTGTTGT TAATGCGGGTGAATGGAGGCTACCACAAGCTAAAATTGATTTGTGACTCCAACCAACTTCGAACTTATCAGCTACGAGGAGAGTTTGGAAAAGCATCTGACACACATACACCGCTTTCAAGGATTGTTGATAAAGCAACATTCC GTCATATTACAGTTGCTAAACTAGAGCGGCTGTTGGGCTCCATCCAGTCAGCTTATCAAGTTCAAGCATTCAA ATACGCAGGTGTGCCTCTGAACAGCCAGGCAGCCTTTGAAATGGCAGCTACGGCTACAGTGCGACCCGCTGAAAAGTCACCTACTCTTGTATACAACATCCGTTGCGTGGAACTGAATCTGCCCTACTTTACCCTAGGTGAGAGGGTTTACCTGTTGCT